TCGCGATTTGCCGGACGAAGAGACAGCAAGACTGCCCAAGCCCACTGCGACCTCAACCTCAGGGGAGGTGCAGCCATGATGTCCCTGACAAGCTATCTTGTTCTTGCGGCTATCTTATTCCTTCTGGGCGTGTTTGGAATAATTGAGCGCAGAAATCTCGTTGGACTTCTGATTTCTATCGAGTTGATGCTCAACTCTGCAAGCATAAACTTTATGGCCTTCAACCACTACTTGTTCCCCGGCACAGTGACGGGCCAAATCATGACGCTTTTCGTGATCGGCTTGGCCGCAGCGGAGGCCACCCTGTTTCTCGCAATCGTCTTTGCGGTTTATCGTCATTATCGCTCCATCAATGTGGAGCAAGTAGATCACCTGCGCGGCTAATTATGATAACTGAAGCTACGCAAATACAACTTGGCATCGCGACTGTTCTGGCGCCGCTGGCGTCTTTTGCATTGATCGTTCTGTTTGCGATGCGTCGGCCTGGCCTTGCGAAAGTCATTTCTCTCACGGGCGGGACCCTCAGTCTGGTGTTCGCAAGCCTGCTGCTGTGGGGTGTCGGCGAACCCGGTTTCAAGATACAGGCGACCTGGGAATGGCTCTTGAAAGATCCTGCCGGATTCTCGATTGGCATTCTGCTTGACCCGCTGTCACTCGTTATGCTGTGGGTTGTGGCGGTGATTGGGTGGCTCGTGCAATGGTATTCCGTGTCCTACATGGAAGAAGACAAGAGCCAGTCGCGATTCTTTGCATTCATTTCACTCTTCTGCTTTGCAATGATGGGCTTCACTGTCGCCCCCAACCTCTTGCAGTCCTTTATGTGCTGGGAGTTGGTGGGTCTCGGTTCATACTTGCTCATCGGATTCTGGAACCATCTGCCTTCAGCTGCTACAGCCGCGCGCAAGGCGTTCGTCGTGACGCGTCTTGGCGATTTGGGATTCTTCGTGGCCTTGTTGCTGGCGGCAACCGGCCTTGGCACGCTGGACTTTGGTGCGCTTGCGCAGTCAAAAATGGCTGGCGGCTGGCAATCCGCGCTGGCCGGATATGATTATGGAGTTTGGATTTCGCTGGCGCTATTCCTTGCCGTTATCGGCAAGAGTGCTCAGTTTCCGCTCTATGGATGGCTTCCGGACGCAATGGAAGGTCCGACACCTGTCAGTGCGCTGATTCACGCGGCAACCATGGTGGCTGCTGGTGTGTACCTTCTCGCACGTGTCGCCTTCGTTGTTACGCTTGGAAGCGAAAGTGTGCAGGCGGTCTGGCACGGACTTGCCATGCTTGCGATGCTCACCGCTCTGATGAGCGGCATGGTAGCCATCGTTCAGAGTGACATCAAACGCGTATTCGCCTATTCGACCATCAGCCAATTGGGTTATATGGTGGTCGGCATTGGGTCCGGTGCGGTGATTGCGGGAATGATGCACCTCTTCACACACGCATTCTTCAAAGCTCTACTATTCTTGACGGCGGGTGCGTTTATTCATGCAGCGCATTCGAATTCAATTACGGACATCGCAAGGGCCGGCGGGGCAAAGCTGAAACTGCCGATGATTGCCCTTGGGGTTGGATCGCTGGCCTTGATGGGGATTTTCCCGTTTGCCGGATTCTACAGCAAGGATGCCATTCTCGAGCATTTGCTGGTCAGAGGCGACTGGTTACTCCTTGGTGCAGCGCTAATCGGTGTGCTCATAACGTCTTACTACACGGCACGTGTCATTTTCTTAATGCTCAAAGTTCCGTCAGAGGAGCATCACGGCCATAAGTTGCATGTGGGAAGCTGGATGAAACTCCCACTCACAGTGCTGACAATTGGTGCGGTGGTAGCTGGTAATCTTTGGCTCTGGAGGGTCGAGCATTGGTTCACCCTCCCGCACGGCGATCATGGCTCTGCAGCGCTCATCACGGCGGCTGTTTCAACGCTATTCGCGTTGGCGGGGGCTTACTACTCAGCTCGTGTGTTTTACTGGAAGAACTCGGAAGACCCGATGGCTAACTGGGTGGGCTTCGCGCATCTTCTCCGCGAGAAGTGGTATCTTGACGCCGCTTATGAAAAGATAGTCCATAAGATCTATTTACCGTTTACAGCCTTCTTGAATCGTGTCGAACTGGCAGTGGTCAAGGGCGCCTTGGACGGAATTGGCAAAAGCAGTATGGCAGCAGCACGTACCTTGGCTCGTGCGATGACTGGAGAAGTGCAGCAGTACGTGAGCGTTTCCTTCGCAGTCGTCGCCGCAGTCGTCATCATATTAATGAATCGGTAGCAAGAATATGGATTTTCCGATTCTCTCAGTTATTCTTCTTTGTCCGGTATTTGGGGCTCTCGTGCTGTTTGCAGTTCCGGACGGGAACGACAAAGCGGTGCGCTGGATCTCACTGGCAGTCTCGCTCGTAGCCATGTTCTTCTCTGTATGGATGTTCATGGCTTACGATCGCGCAGTTGCAGGATTTCAATTCACGGAACAGTATGCTTGGGTTCCCGGGTTAGGTTCTAGCTACCATGTTGCGGTGGATGGAGTTGGAGCAACGCTAGTGCTTTTGAATGCCATCGTGATGCTGACCGGCGTCGTAACGTCCTTCAGCATCGATTTTCGCGTTAAAGAGTACTTCATTTTGTTCTTACTGCTGGTAGCGGGCGTATTTGGCAGTTTCATTAGTCTTGACTTCCTGGTCTTCTTTATCTTCTTTGAAGTCGCTGTGCTGCCGATGTACCTCTTGATCGGAATCTGGGGCTCGACAAACCGGGAATACGCCGCGCTCAAATTGACGGTCATGTTGCTGGCTGGCAGTGGCCTTGTGTTTGTCGGGTTGATCTTGGTCATCTTCACGAGCACCGCGCACACGTTTGATTTCCTCGTCTTACGTGACACCGGATTCAGCCACGACTTTCAGAATTTAGTCTATCCACTGATGTTCTTGGGTTTTGGAACGCTGGCAGCGGTCTTTCCGCTTCATAACTGGTCACCGGATGGTCACGTCGCGGCGCCCACTGCGGTTTCTATGCTGCATGCAGGCGTTCTGATGAAGCTTGGCGCCTATGGCGTCCTCAGGTACGGAATCGAGTTGTTTCCACACGGAGCACAGACCTGGGCACCGGTAGCGGGACTCCTCGCAGCAAGCGGTGTAGTGTATGGTGCCCTTGTGGCGGCACAGCAAACGGACTTGAAGTATATGATAGGGTACTCGTCCGTGTCACACATGGGTCTTGTTATGTTTGGTCTCGCGGCGGCGACACCTATGGCAATTAATGGGGCTGTTTATCAGATGTTCTCGCATGGGATCATGACAGCACTCTTCTTCTCTGCAGTCGGCTTCTTTTATGAACAGACCCATACTCGTAATATCTACGATTACGGAGGACTGGCGCGTAAGGCGCCTTGGGTCGCTACGTGTTTCATCATGGCGGGGCTTG
This sequence is a window from bacterium. Protein-coding genes within it:
- a CDS encoding NADH-quinone oxidoreductase subunit M, with the translated sequence MGSKNMDFPILSVILLCPVFGALVLFAVPDGNDKAVRWISLAVSLVAMFFSVWMFMAYDRAVAGFQFTEQYAWVPGLGSSYHVAVDGVGATLVLLNAIVMLTGVVTSFSIDFRVKEYFILFLLLVAGVFGSFISLDFLVFFIFFEVAVLPMYLLIGIWGSTNREYAALKLTVMLLAGSGLVFVGLILVIFTSTAHTFDFLVLRDTGFSHDFQNLVYPLMFLGFGTLAAVFPLHNWSPDGHVAAPTAVSMLHAGVLMKLGAYGVLRYGIELFPHGAQTWAPVAGLLAASGVVYGALVAAQQTDLKYMIGYSSVSHMGLVMFGLAAATPMAINGAVYQMFSHGIMTALFFSAVGFFYEQTHTRNIYDYGGLARKAPWVATCFIMAGLAGVGLPGLAGFPAEFMIFLGAYERFPVLTLIAVPSLVFGAFYMLRVLQRVFFGPEAGRTPEIRDVGIFSGSPRVLLAGLLILFGVAPRLLSDVIAPYARELLK
- a CDS encoding NADH-quinone oxidoreductase subunit L: MITEATQIQLGIATVLAPLASFALIVLFAMRRPGLAKVISLTGGTLSLVFASLLLWGVGEPGFKIQATWEWLLKDPAGFSIGILLDPLSLVMLWVVAVIGWLVQWYSVSYMEEDKSQSRFFAFISLFCFAMMGFTVAPNLLQSFMCWELVGLGSYLLIGFWNHLPSAATAARKAFVVTRLGDLGFFVALLLAATGLGTLDFGALAQSKMAGGWQSALAGYDYGVWISLALFLAVIGKSAQFPLYGWLPDAMEGPTPVSALIHAATMVAAGVYLLARVAFVVTLGSESVQAVWHGLAMLAMLTALMSGMVAIVQSDIKRVFAYSTISQLGYMVVGIGSGAVIAGMMHLFTHAFFKALLFLTAGAFIHAAHSNSITDIARAGGAKLKLPMIALGVGSLALMGIFPFAGFYSKDAILEHLLVRGDWLLLGAALIGVLITSYYTARVIFLMLKVPSEEHHGHKLHVGSWMKLPLTVLTIGAVVAGNLWLWRVEHWFTLPHGDHGSAALITAAVSTLFALAGAYYSARVFYWKNSEDPMANWVGFAHLLREKWYLDAAYEKIVHKIYLPFTAFLNRVELAVVKGALDGIGKSSMAAARTLARAMTGEVQQYVSVSFAVVAAVVIILMNR
- the nuoK gene encoding NADH-quinone oxidoreductase subunit NuoK codes for the protein MMSLTSYLVLAAILFLLGVFGIIERRNLVGLLISIELMLNSASINFMAFNHYLFPGTVTGQIMTLFVIGLAAAEATLFLAIVFAVYRHYRSINVEQVDHLRG